AGAGACTGAGTGATTGCTAATCATTAACCAAATTAGTGTGCACCACCACGCGCTCAGCAGCTTTCATTTGCGCCGGTGGGGTACACTGACATTTAGCCACAATGGCCACTAAACAGCCATCTACTGTATTTGGTCTCAGTGTGTATGGATCTGCGGGACTGTGTCCACACCCACTCAACATCATAAGCTTTAACGAGTCACAATACATTTGCACATCTGAGCGACATTCTTTAAGCAGAAAAGATTAAAAGCACATATCTATCACCTTGGTGATTAAGGAAATTAAATTTCAGCCATTAACCCGAGAGAGTTGCAAAATAATGTGCTTGCATCTCATTGTGAGTAAAAATAAACAGCCAAAGGGCATTgcaaaatctgtttgtttgttttttgtcactaAATCATGTGTTCTTTAGTGACCATGAAAAATGTGTCCTTTTCCACACAGCACAATAAGATAAAAGAAACTGTCATGATGCCCCCCTTAGTAAATGGGACACATTCTCTGGTGTTACGGTTCtttctgttcttctgcttctgtgGGTTTGCATTAAAGGGTTCGGCTGACCGGAACTTCCTTAAGCTTCATTGTTCACACCAGATGTTTATACTTACACTTAAGTTTTAAAATAAGAGGCTTATTGCTCGATAGTTTGCTGAAAAGGCTAATTGGTGTAAGGGCACCGTAGTCAGCGTCAGAGAAGCGAGAAAAGAGTGCTTGATCCTGTGAATGGAAAATGAagtgattcatttattttcttttgcagaAGGCTCCATCAGTACAGGTTGATGATTGAAAGTGAACAGCACTCAGAAAGGGCAGAACTGGCAGTGACACACGCCAGTGTTCATGCACAAAAGGCAGACAGGAATGCCAtccatgtgtgcgtgtgcagaTACACTTTTCCTTTAAGTCATAATAAAAAATTTTTACGTTAACCCAGACCAGACTGCTTAAGAAACAACAGGAAGAGTCAGTTCATTtaatatatgttttaaaaagaatcagCAAATGGTTGTCAGTTTTCAAATGGTTTAATCATTAATTTCTTTAATCTAATATTTGGTTGGGATACAAGGAGATGACAGATTGTGCTTTGTATTACACTGGACGATTAGTAAGGATCATACAATGGATTAGACTTCCCTAAGTTTCTTGTAGATGTTTCACGTCTCatttgagaagcttcttcagttctaagaccaaattatggagagtcccaggtatttaagccCTAGTGGGAGTGTCCCTTAAGAGGGTCGTTGAATCATTTgcctcatcacatgagccaacaACATTGTCATGCCTTATGAAGCAGGTTTATcaagagaaactcaggagaatCTTCTCCAAACACAACATCCCAGTGCACTTCCGATCcagccacacactcagacaaaactGGCTCATCCCAAGGACAAAACTCCCAAACAAGCTAAACAATGTAGTGGATTCTGTGCAGTGCAGCGTGgagtgctcagacctctacattagagaaaccaaacagcctcTCCATAAATGCATGGCAcgacatagaagagccacctcaacaggacaagactcagctgtacatctgtatctaaaggacaaaggtcactctttcaaggatgctatttttcacattttggacagagatggtttgaaagaggagtaaaagaagccatttatgtccactgtgaacgactatctttgaacagaggggaTGTCTTATTAAGGAACAACTCCGACTAGGGCTTAAAatttgggactctccaccatttggtctTGTAACTGAAGAagtttctcagatgagaggtgaaacgtgtTCAAGAAACTTGACGAAATccagtcgcttttctttccaagctccttagactacgttCAGCAAAGCAGCTCCAGTGCAGACAGCACAGTGATATCCATCTTCTCTCGCTTAGCTTGCAAAGAAACCAAAGTATTCCCTTGCTGTCATTTGAACAAAGCATTTGTATGCTGTATATGGTTGTGCAGCATACACACATTTAGTGTATGAATATGTCCTCAAAGCTAGTCAGTCTTTTTCCAAATTCCTCCCAAACTACTGAGATGTCAGCGTTATTATTCATGTTAAGGAGACAGGACCTTTCACAGATGAGAATTTGACCATTTTTAGCACCTGGTTAGGCTTATCAAGGCTATTTCTGGAAATGTCATAGGATACTAAAATGTCCCATTCCTCTCAGGTTTGCTAGAAGGACATCAGCAGCATCTGTGATTTCACATTTAACAACCAGACAGATTTCATTATGTAGaggacaaaaacagaagaaggttAAAGCCTGAGTCAGACACTCACAGAATCaccccacccccccaaaaaaaaccagaaaGAAAATTTAACACAAACATCTCCCCACTGAGCCTGCTGCCCTCAGACACCGGCTCACACTCTATATACTATTGATTAAGAGCTTGAGGAACACAAAGCCCCATTGTTCAATCTCCAAGTGTTACACTTTTTAAAGGACAAGATGTGAAGAGAAAAATGCAATTTACTCATAAATATCACATATTGTAATAATCAAAATGAGAttactgctgatgtttgtttgcCCACAGGAAAAAAGACTCAGCATTAGGTCATCTCAGTAATGAATTGCTGAGAAGGCTATTATCAGTTGTGGCAGCCAGACAGATGTACCACCCAGGAGATGACGCTTCTTATTCTTTTCATTTGCTGAGTGATTTATTATTTCCTTGTGAAAGACACCAGGAGCTAATTTATTAAAGCCTTTTTGGGAGTAGTTCCTGATATTATTCAGCATCAGTGCAGGCCGTGCTCTCACTGCTCTGATAATAAATGTCTGAAAACTGCTCCAGCTGATATTATGCTCTGGCTGTTTCACACACTATTGCTCAAATCGTAACATCCATGACCCTCTAAAAGGAGTTCTTTGAGTCATAAATCCAGCCCTTAATGGCTACCTTTAATCATGCATGTGACTTTCACACCCTTCCAAAGAGCatttacattgatttttttctttctttcaagctTAGAAATTGTCATTAAAGACAACATGAAAACGGGAGGAGCATAAACACACTGAAGAAAAGATCAGCAATCAGTGAGATGAGGTTAAATACAGGGTGTAAAGTAATTATATATATTCCATACATTTGTTAAATGTCATGTGAAAGGTGTAAACTTCATTTTGCACGCTTCTGCAGATTACTTAGTGTAAGGTATCATAATGACACTGCAGGGGAGCCATTTTCACTTCTCTTATTCTAACTGTTCCTCTTTGCAGGAATTCCCTTTGTTTCAGAAAGTCAtcacttttcttctttaaataatTCACCATTTCAATTCTTTGTGTTGTATATTCCCCCTTCTCACTCTGCCAGCATCCTGAAACAGGAGCTGTTTTCAGCAGGAATGCATCTCCAGGAATATGTTAAATGTGTCGGCAcaagcaattttatttttattttttaaaggaagcCAAGCAAAAATTACAGATGACTGCAGGTTGGTTTAGTCTGTGGCTGTCATCATATCAAATTTTTTACCCCATCATTaactttattataaaaaaaaaagtatctttcAGTTtgtaagtttgtttgtttgttttagcaaaTGAATTAAACTCATAATATGATGATATGAAGGAAAATGCACAAAAGAtttcaagaagaaaaaatgcagatatttcaatattatcAACACATCCTCACCTCCAGCTGACTGTCCCCCCTGAGTCTTGTTCTGTTGATTTCTTcttgttgaaagggagtttttccttcccactgtcgccacgTACTTGCTCATAGTGTCTGATTGTTGTGCTTTTTTCTCTATTATTGCAGGGGCTTTACCTTAcgatataaagtgccttgaagtgattgtttttgtgatttgtcaCACTAtaaaaagaatagaatagaattgaacatgatatcaatatttattttaaatatcacacAGTTATGGTCAATATCAGTGTAACACGGTACCTCATAGGCTTTTGTGAGACATGAAAATATCCACTGTGAAAAAACTCTACTGGGATAAAGACAGCTGTACCGCACTGTCAGCCAGTCAACAGCATCTTATTTGCTAGAATACAAAATTTCACAGAGTAAACAAGCTGCCTTTCAGTCCAGACTTGGCATAAATCTTTCATCTTTGTaacttttctctctccccacACGCAGCCATGCCCTTCATTATCTCCATGCTGCTGGCCAGCCTCAACAGCTGCTGCAACCCCTGGATCTATATGTGCTTTGCCGGGCATCTGTTCCAGGATCTTAGGCAGAATCTTCTTTGCTGTTCCACCCGCTACCTCAAGTCATCCCAGTGCCACTGTGAGCGTGACTTTAACTCCAGTCACAAGAGCAACTCTTCAACCTTTGCCATTAAGAGCACTAGCAGTCAGAGGAGCATCACACAGACTTCTACCACATAAGCCCCGGGCCCTCCATTCCCCTCCTTGCGCTGTGCCCTCAGCCTTTCACTACGTGCTGTCGACCATAAAATATCCAGCAGTTTGATTTCTTTAATGCCTCCTCACTGATGCTTGATGTTTAGAAGTGGGAAGACAACAaaagtcttaattttttttctgttttatatcaGAGTGAAGTGGGAAAAGAATTGTGATAAAAGGAAATCTTCAGCTGAGTATTCCTAGGGGGTAAAGCGTTGCTCTTTAAAACTCACAGAGAGATAATCACAGACTAAGCTGTATCTTCAGCtgattttttgttgtattttcttcttACACTTTTCATTTTAGATGTACAGTATATGTTTGCAATGCAGAAAAAGTACAGTCTTTACAAAGCTTCTAAGCGCCGTCAGCCACAGCATGGGTTCAGTTAGTGTCACCAGCAGAGCTTCTGGATCCTACTTGTCATGTTGTGTTATGATGAAATTGTTCTTCTGTTGTAAATACTGCGCACCACATTGttcattttgtcacattttcagtGGACTGCATACctgtaaaacatgtaaaatgttACTTGAGTTCTTGTTAGATGTGAGATGCCTGTCACTggtaaatattttcaaaaaacatattaaaaaaataaagaatgaaagcaaCCAAAAATACACTtatgataaaattatttaaacacaGCTGGTTAGTTTTCCTTTCGCCTCCTGAAAGGAGTCTAAAAAGATTCTTGGCATAACATTCAAGTTGGGAACATCCTGTTTCAGCCCCAAAATTCAGTATAGGGTTGAGACCTGACCTGGTTGAGACTTTATACACTAATGAGTGACTCATGTTTCTGTCAGATACCTGAAGGCAACAGTTGCTGcatgacatgaaaataaaacaagctgTGACTAAATAACTCTGACGTGTTGACAGTCTGGATTTGTTAATTGCAGCACAATGGTTATCAATACTGGTAGTCAGAAGGGACTTGAATGAAAAGCCAAAACTGTATGATACAATGAATATTAtaattaaatatgaataaataatactGAAAGTACAGCAACATCCCTCAGATGTGTAAAAGGCGAGCTTCATTATTATTCAGCTGCCTTATACTGATCGAGCCAAGCTTTAGATTTAATCTTGAAGAGTCAAAATGATGGATTTGAGTAGGCTAATATTTACCTTGAACACTAATTGGCCACTTTTTCAGGTACAACTGTTCAAatgctcattaatgcaaatattgaATCAattaatcacatggcagcaattcAATGTATTTAGGCATGTGGATTTgatcaagacaacctgctggaGTTGGAACCGAGCAtcaggatgaagaagaagatcATACTACTGTAGATGCCACTCCTGTCATCCAAGAACAGGAAATCGAGGCTACAGTTTACACCGACCCACCAAAATTGCACAATGGAAGATTGGAAAAAACATTGTTTGCTCTGATGATTGTGACGGATTCAGATTCCAATcattttatttatccccaacTTATTGGGAAATTAAGAGTGTCACGAGTGGCATATAGTGAAACAGAATAAGTGGCTGGTGGTCATTTTGTTGACACTCTCTCCCCCCCAAAAGTTACCCGAGTATTGCTGCCAACCGTAtcactttatgaccacagttatCCATCTGCTGAtgactgcttccagcaggataatgcaccatgGCACAAGTTCAactcatctcaaactggtttcttgaccatgacaatgagttcactgtactcaaatggcctccacagtcaccaaatcGCAGTGCAGTAGAGCACCTTAGAGATATGATGGAATGAGAGATTTTCATCATGAATGCGCAGccagcaaatctgcagcagctgtgtgatgctatcatgtcaatgtgGAGCAAAATCTCCAAGGAATGATTCAGCACCTTGCTGAAACTGTGCCACAAACCATTActgcagttctgaaggcaaaaagcaATCTAACatgtactagcaaggtgtacctaatgcaAAGGCCAATCTTTCTATTAAACAGGTATACATATGTGTGGATTCAGTCATTCGTAGCCTTGTTACTGTGCTAATGTTTAAAGCCACTAATGGaaccattattattaaatgacTCATAAATGAGCGGTTATTGACCACATCAATAACTGCTCATTCACAAGTACTTTATGGgtacattaattaaaaataaatatggaggccaatcagtgtgtgtgattctgcttttttaatttatgtttcgcaaaaggcagaaaaaatatgtaaatgaaaaaCTTAGAAAATgagtatttatattttatactttaCTTGCTAACTGCCCTTTTTTCCAGTGATTCAGCAGCATTAATTTTGTGCTCATGAAACTGaaaatttgtttttgaaaataaagCCCTGCATTTCCTTTTAATCTGCTTTCCAGTGGATTCAACCTGACAATTCAGTGTGAGAATTGTAAAAATCTGTGAAAAGGTTTAATCTTGCAGTAAACATATGTTTACTAAAGTCTGTGAGTTTAAAATGTGTGTCTTGGTTATTAAAATGTGTGATGAGAGCTTAACCTAATTAAGTCTTACAAATTAAGAGCATCATTCTAGTAAAATGAAAGTGATTAAagcctttttgttttaataaaatgtggTTGCATAACTACATAAGGCATTAAACAGTGTGATAATGTCTTGAAGAGTCTGCTATTTCTCAGTATTATAGTATGTGGACTATACAAAAGTGGTTTATAGCTAAGAAGAAATGAGTGTGGTGACAATGAATTATTGATCGTGGATCtcagacacaaaagaaaagcacatgAAAGATACACAACAGCAACCTCTGGTGGGTCACAGGTCACAGGTCACCTCTTCCAGAAGGACAGTATCAGTGAAACAGATGTTAGGCTCAGATATTTTCTGACGCCTCTCAGAAGGTTTTGAAAAATGCACACAATACACTCAAACTCTGGTGCAACATAGTCAGCAAAACGATTTTCTGTCCAGTTTAAGgtatttttgtaatgtttttgcttctcagactgcaggtctaaaaaaaaagaaaagaaaaaaccagaaaagaaaaacactgtgaaAAATTAACACAGATCTCACAAAGAAATTTTACTTCACTCCAACATATATGTTTAGAATTGACTAAAATACGCAAATAAGCATTTTTATTATTCACCTCATCACACTTTGAATAGAGGAAGTGTCTGTTCGACACATGTATGCATTTGTAAGTCTTCAAAACGACTACTATGTTTTGTACACTAATCAGAAATTAGGGGGAAATTACATCAGAATACACAAAGAAACCGGATCAGACAAAGATAAATTCTTTCACTCACGTTAAAGTATTAACAATAAGATACATTCATTTAATTCAAGTGAAACAATTCCAGATGCAGGATCATACAGCATCAATTTTAAGATGGCCAAATGCGATTCAATAAAGCAGCAGCATCCTCAGGTTACAGCAGTGTCGTGAAGTTCGTTTCATGTGCAGTGAACCAGTAGACATTGTCCGAGCATTTTGTGTaacaaataatacatgatgGCGATCGAATCTAGATAGGGCCTTTCTCCAGAAGTGCCAGAGCTGTCGGAGAACCACACTGCCTGCTTCAGCTGTCACAGAACTTCTGCTGGCACAACCCACAGTGGGCATGTCAGGATTCAGATCGATGAGTCAGACACTGGGAGGGTGGGGAACAACATGTCATGTCAAGGTGGAGGAAGAGTATTAGGCAGCAAGCAAGATGCCAAGTCTGGTCTTCTGGTGTATAAAAAGATACTACGCTTCATCCGATCACGCTACAAACACTACTGCAGGAGTTCTTAGACTTCTTTGCGCAGTGCCACGCGAACACTGCTGAAGATCTTGCCCAAGGCTTCAAAGAAGGGATCGCAGAAGGTCTGGATGCAAAGGGAGTAGATGCGGCTCACGCACTGCGACTCAATCAGGCAGCTCTTGATGCAGGGCACCACAGCCCAGATGTGGCAGAAGGAGATGCAGGCAAACAGGAAGCCCCAGAGCAGGGCCACGGGGATACCAAAGACAGCAGACAAAACGCGGTAGCACCAGTATTTGGAAACAGTGAAAGTGGTGTAGCTGAGCTTCCACACCCCATCCAGGCTGTGTGTACCATCAGGCTCTGCAATGACATCCTCAAACTCCACCTaataagacattttaaaaagccattCATTAATACCGATACACAAGAGAACAACGCTTTCAGAGCAAGCGTCACGCACATGGCAATGACATGCTTAATAATTAGTAATCATATGCCTCAGAAAGCTGCAGTGTTGGCGCATGCAGAGAAAATAACTGTTTGTAGCACTTTGTGCCtttcaaacagagaaaaactgagGAGTGTGTTTAATGCAGCATCGTAATAATTCTAAAAGCTTTATTGCAGCACAAACCGAAGATAAACTCGTGTAAAATTCATGAGAGCTACTTTACATTGGTCTGATTTGGTTTTTAGTTTTCTAAAGTGCAGTCTTGGTAGGCTGCTTTTTCAGCTCAGGCTCAGTGATGAAATGTTATTCAAGCTAGAAAGTGATCATGTCCACATCTAAAGCATTTTCTTTGCTTCCAGAACATTGGTTATGATCAATTTGGGAGTAAAAAGGCTGTTTCCCGCAGAGATAGCGGGGTGAGATTATACTTTGAAtgaacaaatgaatgaatgaatgcactGCTGTTCTATATTTTTCTGCATGGTCTGGGCCATTTCAGGCATTAGAGTACTATTAGAGGCATATGTAAAGCAAAAAGCAGTGTAATTTTAGAAAAACCTAACACGCATGTGGTTCATACATAAGCTGTCAAATCCTCTGAAGGATTCTGTGACTAATTGAAGGATAGCGTTTTCATGGATCATAAATCATTTTGGTTtaatgaaaaagcaaagaataTGAAGTGTTAGCAAAGAATTGGATTACATTATAAGTGGTAATTCATCAATAAAAGTACTATCTATGCAGGAGTAAATGGATCAGAGATAGCCCTTACAGTTTGATAAATATTTCAGTTATTATGAGTTACTGTTGTATAATTTTCTGAAAACTGACAAAAGCAAGCCTGTAAATCAGTCATGAGCTTACACACTACACACAATCACAATCctcattgtttaaatgtttacctTAAGTCAAACAATATATAATCTAAAGTATGGTGGGTTCTGTCCTTACATAAAGGATTTTGTGGTGAACACATGGCAACAATCACAGTATAAACAGTAACTTAAATAACACATCGTGGCACAGTGTATCAGTTTCAGGCTGTCCTGCCCCTTTCCTAAAATAAACTTTGCGTTCTGCACAAGCAACAGGAATAGCTCttggtctattttttttttttttgccgttaCACTCATATGttatcacttcttttttttccagcaaccacttaaaaaaaatccacatttccATACATGCAAAAGCAGGTGACAGATTCTTAAAGCTGTTAATGGCAGGGTGTCGTGTCCATGCTGCACAAACCTTCACCACGTCCTCGTTGATCTGCTTGGGATCTCTGTTAATTAGATCTATCTCTTTGGTGTGGCTGTCCTTCACAAACTTCTCCTCATTGGTGTTGTACTGGTACTGATCCGCCATGGTCGGGCTGCAGGTCCTGGATGAAGAAAGTGAAGATAAACCTTTAATCAACCTGCGCGCAGCAGCCTCAGTTCGCTTCTGACCTGGTATCACTACTGTGCCGCTCCCGCTGACATGCCAGGGGACAGCTGCTGCAGACGCCCTGGTAAAAATGGAGGCCTGACCCCCCCCACCCCGCACGCACAGAGAAGGTTTACactcacacacttgcacacaatgtaatgcacacagacataaaaGGAATGTCTTAAAGGAGAACCCAGGGTTGTGTCACATTTCACACAGGGTTGTTGGGCTGACTGGGCCGGGTTTGCACAGAGGCCCCAACTTCCACTCGAAAGTGAGGCAGAAAGTCTCATCCTGTGGCTTTAGTTACTACACACAGTCTTAAGACTGGAGTTAAGTTTAGAGGATTGACTTTAACATGTTTGCACGTCAACAATCAATGATAACAGCACTCTGTTCCATTAATGTAATggtaatgtaattaattaatgttCACCTTAACACTCAGACTCATCCTCCATGTCCTATTTTTCTCAGCTTAGAATttgtattataaattatttgaGGCACTGTATATTCTTTTAGAGGGCTTGTCGGGAAGGTTTTGACACACAACAGAGTGCTCAAATACTAAGGAAAATACTGCTCCATCATTGGAGGCTAAGGCAGAAAATagataacaaaaacaatttagCTTTTATATTCTAATCAATATGTTTACTTTCATAATGGTAATCATAACAACAATGTGACTCAGTCATTACTTTCCATACGCTGTGGTACAGAGCATGACGAGCCCACACAAATGCATGTCCTTAGCCTTCTCGTATACTTCTGATTTAGTCACAGCGAATACATAAAATTCAATAGtccccaaaataaaacaggcttCAGTCTTTCCTAAGCTCTGCAGTTGTTGCTATCAGTCATAGCTTTCTATATCAGTATATTCCCTAAACAAACTCATACACTATTGCTGCAACAAAAAAAGGAGGTGGGGAATAGGAGGCAGCGCAGAGATTGCTGTGATGAAAATTGTTTCAAAGGCTCTTAGCACcaccagcagcaccagcagctcTGTGTTGCTATGTATCTCAAACAGTTGCGTGTAAGAGAAGTACAGGAAGCTCGACTGTGGATGAAGGACTGGCATTCCTTGTCCCAGTTTCCTGTTGGTAGAGACGGAGATGAAGAGGGAGAGGTGGAATGAGATCAGAGTGCATGTGATTGGGTGCCAAGCCAATTAGGGGTGTATTCTTGGCACTGAGGCAGACGGACAGAAATAGCTCTGCAGAGAGTCACGGTGGGCATACCTCTGCCTCCATGGGTGTCGGCGCAGTTAGCTGAGACTGCACTGGCTCTTGTCTTCCACTTAATGTACACAGACACAAGCGGGTCTCATGCCTATATTTAGACTCATATAG
This DNA window, taken from Astatotilapia calliptera chromosome 5, fAstCal1.2, whole genome shotgun sequence, encodes the following:
- the cav3 gene encoding caveolin-3 → MADQYQYNTNEEKFVKDSHTKEIDLINRDPKQINEDVVKVEFEDVIAEPDGTHSLDGVWKLSYTTFTVSKYWCYRVLSAVFGIPVALLWGFLFACISFCHIWAVVPCIKSCLIESQCVSRIYSLCIQTFCDPFFEALGKIFSSVRVALRKEV